Proteins encoded within one genomic window of Bemisia tabaci chromosome 2, PGI_BMITA_v3:
- the LOC109039787 gene encoding heat shock protein 70 B2-like, whose protein sequence is MEKPAIGIDLGTTHSCVGVWQHGKIEIIANDQGMRITPSYVAFVDGVRLIGDSAKMQAATNPENTIFDAKRLIGRKFNDSVVQADIEHWPFSVIDDGGNPKVRVDHDGEVKEFAPEEISSMVLSKLKETAEAYLDCEVTDAVITVPAYFNDSQRQATKDAGAIAGLNVLRIINEPTAAALAYGLDMKGKRNVLIFDLGGGTFDVSILTIDEGSLFEVKSTAGDTHLGGEDFDSLLVNYLIEEFKLKHKKGFAPNPRALGKLRAAAERAKHTLSAAPTANISIDALFDGIDFHTSVTRAKFENLCADLFQRTLTIVERALMDAELGKDAIDNVVLVGGSTRIPKVQSLLQNFFDGKSLKYSIHPDEAVAYGAAVQAASLSGNDDFKIKDVVLCDVTPLSLGTDTINDVFSVIIKRNTRIPCKKTRKYITTIDNQEVIRFSIYEGERAVASENHFLGNFSLEGIKKAPKGVTKVEASFKLNAEGILSVSVEEIGTDKSENITITNEKGRLSEGDIRRMILEAKLFKEEDERHLARSRARNQLEDYTYKIMQELKAAESELSQADKGCMKEESDKIWDWLKKNPKAGLGEYKQKLQDIQEKCQSIMKKIHTENAYSLQR, encoded by the coding sequence ATGGAAAAACCAGCTATCGGAATCGACTTGGGAACCACACACTCTTGTGTTGGAGTTTGGCAGCATGGGAAAATCGAAATCATCGCAAATGACCAAGGTATGAGAATTACACCGAGTTATGTTGCTTTCGTAGACGGAGTGCGATTGATTGGAGACAGTGCCAAAATGCAAGCCGCTACGAACCCTGAAAACACCATTTTTGACGCGAAACGTCTCATTGgcagaaaattcaatgattcTGTGGTCCAAGCGGACATAGAACATTGGCCTTTCTCTGTTATTGATGATGGTGGCAACCCGAAAGTTCGTGTCGACCATGATGGAGAGGTGAAGGAATTTGCTCCTGAAGAAATTAGCTCCATGGTCCTTTCCAAATTGAAAGAAACGGCTGAAGCCTACCTTGATTGTGAAGTTACGGATGCAGTTATCACCGTTCCCGCGTACTTCAATGATTCACAAAGGCAGGCGACGAAAGACGCGGGAGCCATTGCAGGGTTAAATGTTTTGCGAATCATTAATGAGCCAACTGCGGCTGCCCTGGCATATGGTCTTGATATGAAAGGTAAACGGAATGTCTTGATCTTTGATTTGGGCGGTGGTACTTTTGATGTTTCTATTCTGACCATCGATGAAGGTTCTTTATTCGAAGTAAAATCGACTGCTGGTGACACTCATTTGGGCGGTGAAGACTTCGACAGCCTTTTGGTGAACTATTTGATCGAAGAATTCAAGCTGAAGCACAAGAAAGGTTTCGCACCCAATCCTCGAGCACTAGGTAAATTGAGGGCTGCTGCAGAGCGAGCCAAACACACTCTGTCAGCGGCGCCAACAGCCAATATTTCGATTGATGCTTTATTTGATGGAATTGATTTTCACACATCAGTAACCAGAGCTAAGTTCGAGAACCTCTGTGCTGACTTGTTCCAAAGAACATTAACGATAGTTGAGAGGGCCTTAATGGATGCTGAACTAGGAAAAGATGCCATTGATAATGTAGTTCTTGTTGGAGGTTCCACGAGAATTCCAAAGGTCCAATCATTGCTCCAGAATTTCTTTGATGGTAAATCCTTGAAATACTCGATTCACCCTGATGAGGCTGTCGCCTATGGTGCTGCTGTGCAAGCCGCATCACTGAGTGGAAATGATGACTTCAAAATTAAGGATGTAGTATTGTGCGATGTTACTCCCCTTTCCCTTGGAACTGATACCATCAATGACGTATTCAGTGTTATCATCAAGAGAAATACCAGGATTCCATgtaaaaaaacaaggaaatatATAACCACAATAGACAACCAGGAAGTAATACGTTTCAGTATCTATGAAGGTGAGCGTGCAGTAGCCTCTGAGAATCATTTTCTGGGTAATTTTTCACTAGAAGGTATCAAAAAAGCACCCAAAGGTGTGACTAAGGTAGAAGCCTCGTTTAAGTTGAATGCAGAGGGAATCCTTTCGGTTTCAGTTGAAGAAATAGGCACTGACAAGTCTGAAAACATTACTATCACCAATGAAAAGGGTCGCTTATCCGAAGGAGACATCAGACGAATGATCCTAGAAGCTAAACTTTTTAAAGAAGAAGATGAGAGGCATTTAGCTCGATCCAGAGCTAGGAATCAACTAGAGGATTATACTTACAAAATTATGCAGGAATTAAAGGCAGCAGAGTCCGAGCTCTCCCAGGCTGACAAGGGTTGCATGAAAGAGGAAAGCGATAAAATCTGGGATTGGCTAAAGAAAAATCCTAAAGCTGGACTAGGAGAATATAAACAAAAGTTGCAAGATATCCAGGAGAAGTGCCAGTcgatcatgaagaaaattcacacagAAAATGCGTACTCTCTTCAGCGATGA